The Paraburkholderia sp. ZP32-5 genome includes a window with the following:
- a CDS encoding YraN family protein, which produces MPPHNFSAARGSKSVGAAFEARAREFLQRQRLRFIAANVACRGGEIDLVMRDRDGALVFVEVRARARCHYGGAAASIDWHKKRRIVRAARHYLATRAAASGSPREQPACRFDVIAFDGGRLVWLRDAFRADEV; this is translated from the coding sequence GTGCCGCCTCACAACTTTTCCGCGGCCCGAGGGTCCAAATCCGTCGGCGCGGCCTTCGAAGCGCGCGCACGCGAATTTCTGCAACGCCAGCGCCTACGTTTCATCGCGGCAAACGTCGCATGCCGGGGCGGCGAGATCGATCTCGTGATGCGCGACCGCGACGGCGCGTTGGTGTTCGTCGAAGTCCGCGCGCGGGCGAGGTGTCATTACGGCGGCGCGGCGGCCAGCATCGATTGGCACAAGAAACGGCGCATCGTGCGCGCGGCGCGGCATTATCTCGCGACACGCGCGGCAGCGAGCGGTAGTCCACGCGAGCAGCCCGCGTGCCGCTTCGATGTGATCGCCTTCGACGGCGGTCGGCTCGTGTGGCTGCGCGATGCGTTTCGCGCCGACGAAGTCTGA
- a CDS encoding phosphoheptose isomerase, whose translation MSVERIQQHFRDSAAVKLEALETLSMPIAAAIDTMFAALANGNRILACGNGGSAADAQHFAAELIGRFERERPGLPAIALSTDTSVLTAIANDYSFEQIYAKQVWALGQPGDVLLAITTSGNSANVLAAIEAAHEREMIVVALTGKGGGRAQQVLSDTDIHVCVPSDRTARIQEVHLLTIHCLCDGIDAMLLGED comes from the coding sequence ATGTCAGTCGAACGCATCCAACAACACTTCCGCGACAGCGCGGCAGTCAAACTCGAAGCCCTCGAAACCCTTTCGATGCCGATCGCCGCGGCGATCGACACGATGTTCGCCGCGCTTGCCAACGGCAATCGCATTCTCGCGTGCGGCAATGGCGGCTCGGCCGCCGACGCGCAGCATTTCGCCGCCGAGCTGATCGGCCGCTTCGAGCGCGAGCGGCCCGGCTTGCCGGCCATCGCGCTGAGCACCGATACGTCCGTGCTCACCGCCATCGCCAACGATTACTCGTTCGAACAGATTTACGCGAAGCAGGTCTGGGCGCTCGGTCAGCCGGGCGACGTGCTGCTTGCCATCACCACGTCCGGCAATTCCGCGAACGTGCTTGCCGCGATCGAAGCCGCGCACGAGCGCGAAATGATCGTCGTCGCGCTGACCGGCAAGGGCGGCGGACGCGCGCAGCAAGTGCTGAGCGATACCGACATCCATGTGTGCGTGCCGTCCGATCGCACCGCGCGCATCCAGGAAGTGCACCTGCTGACCATCCACTGCCTGTGCGACGGCATCGATGCCATGTTGCTCGGCGAAGACTGA
- a CDS encoding BON domain-containing protein yields MSAFRVKKTLVRTVLVVGFAAGLSATLQGCFLAVGAAAGGGALMATDRRTLGAQTEDREIQVKALSQISQNLPDSAHVNVAVFNRRVLLTGEVAGDASKQRAETIVRGLNNVNTIVNELAIMPASSFSSRTNDTYLETRVKTALIAEKDISANNFKVVAERGNVYLMGLVTMDEGNRGADVASRVPGVVQVVKLFQYIQPQEAAAAAAAAATAPAAASQPEASEPTVDAIPDSSVSARPLEQQAPAPVSNSTSVRPGNPKAVP; encoded by the coding sequence ATGAGCGCATTCCGCGTCAAGAAGACACTGGTGAGAACCGTGCTGGTAGTGGGATTCGCGGCGGGGCTGTCGGCCACGCTGCAGGGTTGCTTTCTCGCTGTCGGCGCTGCGGCGGGAGGCGGCGCGCTGATGGCGACCGACCGTCGCACGCTCGGCGCGCAGACCGAAGATCGCGAAATCCAGGTGAAGGCGCTGTCGCAGATCAGCCAGAATCTGCCGGACTCCGCGCACGTCAACGTCGCGGTGTTCAACCGGCGCGTGCTGCTGACCGGCGAGGTCGCGGGCGATGCGTCGAAGCAGCGCGCCGAGACCATCGTGCGCGGTCTGAACAACGTGAATACGATCGTCAACGAACTGGCGATCATGCCGGCGAGTTCGTTCTCGTCGCGCACCAACGATACCTATCTCGAGACGCGCGTGAAGACCGCGCTGATCGCCGAGAAGGACATTTCGGCGAACAACTTCAAGGTGGTGGCCGAGCGGGGCAACGTGTATCTGATGGGCCTCGTCACGATGGACGAAGGCAATCGCGGCGCCGATGTCGCGAGCCGGGTGCCGGGCGTGGTCCAGGTCGTGAAGTTATTCCAGTACATCCAGCCGCAGGAAGCCGCGGCTGCGGCCGCCGCGGCGGCTACCGCGCCCGCGGCGGCGTCGCAGCCGGAGGCGAGCGAGCCGACGGTCGATGCGATCCCCGATTCGTCGGTGAGCGCGCGGCCGCTTGAACAGCAGGCGCCGGCGCCGGTGAGCAACTCGACGTCGGTTCGTCCGGGTAATCCAAAGGCGGTGCCGTGA
- a CDS encoding c-type cytochrome translates to MGVGASAAYAADAPRGQQVANANACMGCHAVDRKLVGPSFQQIAAKYKGDRDASAKLARKVKDGGSGVWGMIPMPAHQSMSDADIHAVVDWVLAGAPSK, encoded by the coding sequence ATGGGCGTGGGCGCATCAGCCGCCTACGCGGCCGACGCGCCGCGCGGCCAGCAGGTCGCCAATGCGAATGCATGCATGGGATGCCATGCGGTCGACCGCAAACTCGTCGGCCCGTCGTTCCAGCAGATCGCCGCGAAATACAAAGGCGATCGCGACGCGTCGGCGAAACTCGCGCGCAAGGTGAAGGACGGCGGCTCCGGCGTGTGGGGCATGATTCCAATGCCGGCCCATCAATCGATGAGCGATGCGGACATCCACGCGGTGGTCGATTGGGTACTCGCCGGCGCGCCGTCCAAATGA
- a CDS encoding xanthine dehydrogenase family protein molybdopterin-binding subunit translates to MSDTRTLPDSASRRRFLAAGSVMVGFTLLPAARALAQTTTTEAGTFTAAAPNLPGSLKTSPLLDAWVRIDEKSRITVFTGKAELGTGIRTAFMQIAAEQLGVTPERITLVTADTEATPNEGYTAGSHSTADSGTAIANATAQVRVLLLEAAAAKLNVDVATLTTQNGEVVASDGRRLAFGEAVSGVDLHRNAQPGVPTKDPHTFKVIGQSLHRVDIPGKVTGAPRYVQDLKLPGMVHARVVRPPSYGATLKTVDVAPVRAMPGVIAVVHDGNYLAVVADDEWRAISAMRALADAAQWQGGPPLPAQATIHDTLRKLPAQEIAVANTTGAAAPAAQTLRARFTKPYLTHGSIGPSCAVAWLNDGKMTVWTHTQGVFPMRKGLAEMLSMPPERVHCIHVEGSGCYGHNGADDVAADAALIARAVPGRPVRVQWMREQEHTWEPFGPAMSSEISASLDATGQIVDWKFEVWSNTHNNRIENAGRFMPTWFLSKPFTPAPPKPIPMPEGDGDRNSIPLYRLPNLSVQYHFLPDMPIRVSAMRSLGAYHNVFSIESFIDELALAAHTDPIEFRLKHLDDPRARAVIQRAAQRFGWPHRGRAGTGGPMRGVGFSFAMYKNLMAYCALAIEVSVERETGYVTIERVACAIDCGQIVNPDGVRNQVEGGIIQSASWTLFESTTFDEHTITSFDWSAYPILRFSSVPKVIDVDLIDQPGAPFLGVGEASQGPMPAALANAIANATGQRFRDLPLSPERLRAALRV, encoded by the coding sequence ATGAGCGATACCCGCACCCTGCCCGACAGTGCCAGCCGCCGCCGCTTCCTGGCGGCGGGCAGCGTGATGGTCGGCTTCACGCTGCTGCCCGCGGCGCGCGCGCTCGCGCAGACCACCACGACCGAAGCCGGCACCTTCACCGCGGCCGCGCCGAATCTGCCCGGCAGCCTGAAAACCTCGCCGTTGCTCGACGCGTGGGTCAGGATCGACGAGAAAAGCCGCATCACCGTATTTACCGGCAAGGCCGAACTCGGTACCGGCATTCGCACCGCGTTCATGCAGATCGCCGCCGAACAGCTCGGCGTGACACCCGAACGCATCACGCTCGTCACCGCCGACACCGAAGCGACGCCGAACGAAGGCTATACGGCGGGCAGCCACTCGACCGCCGATAGCGGCACCGCGATCGCCAATGCGACCGCTCAGGTGCGCGTGCTGCTGCTCGAAGCTGCCGCGGCGAAACTGAATGTCGACGTCGCGACGTTGACGACGCAAAACGGCGAAGTCGTCGCGAGCGACGGCCGTCGTCTTGCATTCGGCGAAGCGGTCAGCGGCGTCGATCTGCATCGCAATGCGCAGCCGGGCGTGCCGACGAAAGATCCGCATACGTTCAAGGTGATCGGCCAGTCGCTTCATCGCGTGGATATTCCTGGCAAGGTGACGGGCGCGCCACGCTATGTGCAGGACCTGAAACTGCCCGGCATGGTGCACGCGCGCGTCGTGCGGCCACCATCGTACGGGGCGACGCTGAAGACGGTGGACGTCGCACCGGTACGCGCGATGCCCGGTGTGATCGCCGTCGTACACGATGGCAACTATCTCGCCGTGGTCGCCGACGACGAATGGCGTGCGATCAGCGCGATGCGCGCACTCGCGGATGCCGCGCAATGGCAGGGCGGACCGCCGCTGCCCGCGCAGGCGACGATTCACGACACCCTGCGCAAATTGCCCGCGCAGGAAATCGCCGTGGCAAACACGACTGGTGCGGCAGCTCCGGCCGCGCAGACACTGCGCGCGCGCTTCACGAAGCCGTATCTGACGCATGGCTCGATCGGACCGTCATGCGCGGTCGCGTGGCTCAACGACGGCAAGATGACGGTGTGGACCCACACGCAAGGCGTCTTTCCGATGCGCAAAGGGCTGGCCGAAATGCTGTCGATGCCGCCTGAGCGCGTGCACTGCATTCACGTCGAAGGCTCCGGCTGCTATGGACACAATGGCGCCGACGACGTCGCCGCCGACGCCGCGTTGATCGCGCGCGCGGTGCCCGGCCGACCGGTGCGCGTGCAATGGATGCGCGAGCAGGAACACACGTGGGAGCCGTTCGGGCCGGCGATGTCGAGCGAGATCAGCGCGTCGCTGGATGCGACCGGGCAGATTGTCGACTGGAAGTTCGAGGTCTGGAGCAACACGCATAACAACCGCATCGAGAATGCCGGGCGCTTCATGCCGACATGGTTTCTGTCGAAGCCGTTCACGCCCGCGCCGCCGAAGCCGATCCCGATGCCGGAAGGCGATGGCGACCGCAACAGCATTCCGCTGTATCGCTTGCCGAACCTCTCTGTGCAATATCACTTTTTGCCGGACATGCCGATTCGCGTGTCGGCGATGCGCTCGCTCGGCGCATATCACAACGTCTTTTCGATCGAGAGCTTCATCGACGAACTGGCGCTCGCCGCGCATACGGATCCGATCGAGTTCCGGCTCAAGCATCTCGACGATCCGCGCGCACGCGCGGTGATCCAGCGTGCCGCGCAACGCTTCGGCTGGCCGCATCGCGGGCGCGCCGGCACTGGCGGGCCGATGCGTGGGGTCGGCTTCTCGTTCGCGATGTACAAGAATCTGATGGCGTACTGCGCGCTCGCGATCGAGGTGTCGGTCGAACGCGAAACCGGGTACGTGACGATAGAGCGCGTCGCGTGCGCGATCGATTGCGGACAGATCGTGAACCCGGACGGCGTGCGCAATCAGGTCGAAGGCGGCATCATCCAGTCGGCCAGCTGGACGCTATTCGAAAGCACGACGTTCGACGAACACACGATCACCAGTTTCGACTGGAGCGCGTATCCGATCCTGCGCTTCTCGTCGGTGCCGAAGGTCATCGACGTCGATCTGATCGATCAGCCGGGCGCGCCGTTTCTCGGCGTGGGCGAAGCATCGCAAGGGCCGATGCCGGCCGCGCTCGCGAATGCGATTGCGAACGCGACCGGGCAACGGTTCAGGGATTTGCCGCTGTCGCCGGAGCGGTTGCGGGCGGCGTTGCGGGTGTAG
- a CDS encoding (2Fe-2S)-binding protein, which translates to MITLTVNGVQHQLDIDPSTPLLYALRNQLDLHGAKYGCGLGQCGACTVIVGDQPVFSCLLPVAAIGTRAVRTIEGLGSTEKPGRLQQAFIDQQAAQCGYCIAGMVMRAQALLDRVPSPSDEQIRAHMEPNLCRCGTHMRILAAIRQAGQQAEQHAGQHS; encoded by the coding sequence ATGATCACGCTGACCGTGAATGGCGTGCAGCATCAGCTCGATATCGATCCATCGACGCCGCTGCTTTACGCATTGCGCAACCAGCTCGACCTGCACGGCGCCAAGTATGGCTGCGGCCTGGGCCAATGCGGCGCGTGCACGGTGATCGTCGGCGACCAGCCGGTGTTCTCGTGTCTGCTGCCGGTCGCGGCGATCGGCACGCGGGCGGTGCGCACGATCGAAGGACTCGGCAGCACGGAAAAGCCCGGCAGGCTGCAACAGGCGTTCATCGACCAGCAGGCGGCGCAGTGCGGCTACTGCATCGCCGGCATGGTGATGCGGGCGCAGGCGCTGCTCGATCGCGTGCCGTCGCCGAGCGACGAACAGATCCGCGCGCACATGGAGCCGAACCTGTGCCGCTGCGGCACGCATATGCGGATCCTTGCGGCGATCCGTCAGGCGGGGCAACAGGCTGAGCAACACGCGGGGCAACACTCATGA
- a CDS encoding cytochrome c has product MGNRWIGLAASLWTCAVLIALTSYWLVHPGFASAANATANATTASQAAPSADQIALLKHGANLAAIGDCAVCHTARPDAPFAGGRPLDTPFGTIYSTNITPDRQTGIGAWTLADFTRAMRRGESRDGHLLYPAFPYPHFTHMTDADIAALYAYLMSRDAVQASAPANHLMFPLGFRPLVAVWNLLFLHPGVEADGTTQGSASSQSASADAQLLRGKYLIDGPAHCAACHTPMNLFGAEKSGEAFGGNVIEGWEAPALTTLMSAPQPWTHDQLVAYLRSGFATEHGAAAGPMRAVTQSLADASDADVDAMAAYLLSLQKPRTSSAAAGSPIVQTAQTNPAPADDEHIRNGAVLFSAACASCHATHAPMTTFGSRPSLALGTAVNAHDPRNALRMILDGIPTERSNRAVYMPAFASTFTDAQIVDIAAFLRAHFSSQPAWTLDESNVARLRKENHEP; this is encoded by the coding sequence ATGGGCAACAGATGGATCGGCTTGGCGGCATCGTTATGGACATGCGCGGTACTCATCGCGTTGACGTCTTACTGGCTCGTGCATCCGGGCTTCGCGTCGGCGGCAAACGCAACTGCTAACGCGACGACAGCCAGCCAGGCTGCGCCCTCGGCCGATCAGATCGCGTTGCTCAAACACGGCGCGAATCTGGCCGCAATCGGCGACTGCGCGGTCTGTCATACGGCGAGACCCGATGCGCCGTTCGCCGGCGGACGCCCGCTCGATACGCCGTTCGGCACGATCTACTCGACCAACATCACGCCCGATCGTCAGACCGGCATCGGCGCCTGGACACTCGCCGACTTCACGCGCGCGATGCGGCGCGGCGAGTCACGCGACGGCCATCTGCTCTATCCGGCGTTTCCGTATCCGCACTTCACGCACATGACGGACGCCGACATCGCCGCGCTCTACGCGTATCTGATGTCGCGCGATGCGGTGCAGGCGAGCGCCCCCGCCAACCACTTGATGTTTCCCTTGGGTTTCCGCCCGCTGGTCGCGGTATGGAATCTGCTGTTCCTGCATCCGGGCGTCGAAGCGGATGGCACCACGCAGGGGTCGGCTTCATCACAGTCCGCGTCGGCCGACGCACAGTTATTGCGCGGCAAATATCTGATCGACGGACCCGCGCATTGCGCCGCGTGCCACACGCCGATGAATCTGTTCGGCGCGGAAAAGAGCGGCGAGGCATTCGGCGGCAACGTGATCGAAGGCTGGGAAGCGCCTGCGTTGACCACGCTGATGAGCGCGCCGCAACCGTGGACGCACGATCAGCTCGTCGCGTATCTGCGCAGCGGTTTCGCCACTGAACATGGCGCGGCGGCCGGGCCGATGCGCGCGGTCACGCAGTCGCTCGCCGATGCATCCGATGCCGATGTCGATGCGATGGCCGCCTATCTGCTGTCGCTGCAAAAGCCGCGCACGTCATCAGCCGCCGCGGGCTCGCCTATCGTGCAGACCGCGCAAACGAACCCGGCCCCCGCCGACGACGAACACATCCGCAATGGCGCGGTGCTGTTCTCCGCCGCGTGCGCGTCATGTCATGCAACGCATGCGCCGATGACGACGTTCGGCAGCCGGCCCTCGCTCGCGCTCGGCACGGCCGTCAACGCACACGATCCACGCAACGCGCTGCGGATGATTCTCGACGGCATTCCCACTGAGCGCAGCAACCGCGCCGTGTATATGCCGGCATTTGCCAGCACGTTCACCGACGCGCAGATCGTCGATATCGCCGCGTTCCTGCGCGCCCATTTCAGCAGTCAACCCGCGTGGACGCTCGATGAATCCAACGTCGCGCGGCTGCGCAAGGAGAACCACGAACCATGA
- a CDS encoding CHRD domain-containing protein: MAISTTRRALFTALIGAACAGVFGIAQAAPVSFTVPLTGAQQVPPVQTQGSGSAALTYDAATKVVTWNVTFSGLSSDATMAHFHAPAAAGKNAGVAVWISEKGKPVTSPITGQATLTADQAKEFEDGNMYINVHTKTNPNGEIRGQVMPPK; encoded by the coding sequence ATGGCTATTTCGACAACACGACGAGCACTTTTTACGGCTTTGATCGGCGCTGCGTGCGCGGGCGTATTCGGCATCGCGCAGGCCGCACCGGTTTCGTTCACGGTGCCGCTGACCGGCGCGCAGCAGGTCCCGCCGGTGCAGACGCAAGGCAGCGGCAGCGCCGCGCTGACCTATGACGCAGCGACCAAGGTCGTGACGTGGAACGTCACGTTCAGCGGCCTGTCGAGCGACGCGACGATGGCGCACTTCCACGCGCCGGCCGCTGCCGGCAAGAACGCCGGCGTCGCGGTCTGGATTTCGGAGAAGGGCAAGCCGGTCACGAGCCCGATCACTGGCCAGGCAACGCTGACCGCCGACCAGGCGAAGGAATTCGAAGACGGCAATATGTACATCAACGTGCATACCAAGACGAACCCGAACGGCGAGATCCGCGGTCAAGTGATGCCGCCGAAGTAA
- a CDS encoding ABC transporter ATP-binding protein → MNPQPIWSTLRFSGLVSGYQGTRVLRGISGGVTPGEVLGVVGRNGVGKSTLLRTLAGIVEPDEGTIEISNTSGAVVPLGGVPVSRRRHLGISYAPQEQIVFDDLTVADNLTLGRKSRDLKTFDAAFTRFPRLRERIAQPAGKMSGGEKKILSFVRVLAEASPITLIDEPTEGVAQENLDLMAASIDERKRTGAAFVIVEQNLQFLLSIADSILVLDHGEAVDSGCAHKFTRARLERYLVV, encoded by the coding sequence ATGAATCCGCAACCAATCTGGTCGACGCTGCGATTTTCCGGTCTCGTATCCGGTTATCAGGGTACGCGGGTCCTGCGTGGCATCAGCGGCGGCGTGACGCCGGGCGAAGTGCTCGGCGTGGTCGGCCGCAACGGGGTTGGCAAATCGACGCTGCTGCGAACGCTCGCGGGTATCGTCGAACCGGATGAAGGCACGATCGAGATCAGCAACACGTCCGGCGCCGTCGTGCCGCTAGGCGGGGTGCCGGTCTCGCGGCGGCGCCATCTGGGGATCAGTTACGCACCGCAGGAACAGATCGTGTTCGACGATCTGACGGTCGCGGACAATCTGACGCTTGGCCGCAAAAGCCGCGATCTGAAGACTTTCGACGCAGCGTTCACGCGCTTTCCGCGCTTGCGCGAACGCATCGCGCAACCGGCGGGCAAGATGAGCGGCGGCGAGAAGAAGATCCTTTCTTTCGTGCGCGTGCTTGCGGAAGCGTCGCCGATCACGTTGATCGACGAACCGACGGAAGGCGTCGCACAGGAGAATCTCGATCTGATGGCCGCAAGCATCGACGAACGCAAACGCACGGGTGCCGCGTTTGTGATCGTCGAGCAAAACCTGCAGTTCCTGCTCTCGATTGCCGATTCGATCCTCGTGCTCGACCACGGCGAAGCGGTCGATTCAGGCTGCGCGCACAAGTTCACGCGAGCGCGGCTCGAGCGCTATCTGGTGGTCTGA
- a CDS encoding branched-chain amino acid ABC transporter ATP-binding protein/permease has product MASLRADSGDSLIQPTRAIWARHALVFALVVAMICAVPRLFGDYFSYQLGLYLLLGMATQGVALCWGRAGLLNLGQAAFFGLGAYGSALVLRATDGGAPAWLALWPLAIVVPALIAWCIGILVFRRRSDSGPYFALITLAICMLLELLATRETAITGGFNGLTGIPDFPGTDRYSSLYYVIASVTLAVTVALGWLVRTPLGTLWRALAQNEIRVQSLGFASYRFKALAFAIGAGLAALAGALYAPHEGIVTPQSIGVMLSAQFVVWAAVGGRRSPAGALFGAVAIGFLSSALRDRYPFWEAAVALVFIVVVRWLPDGLSGAIEAAWRRVVAMQVGTHGAYGSADSGVHSTPPDALLAPPLIRHASEEHIALRFDAVRVTRGPVRILQELALTVDRKGIACVIGPNGAGKSSLFNTLTGSLPADSGRILVDGVDVTRLPTWRIAQLGISRKFQIPSIFADLTVGENLCVALWSHRLRVRTLFDMQAWRWRSALYDALIVRFPALAAQHDTRAGNISQGDRQVLEFVMVALTEPRLMLLDEPCAGLSPQETQRMFDAIGWVVRELDATALLIEHDMNAVAALAEHVYVLHQGQLLDEGEFAAIRASTRVRAVYAGGVK; this is encoded by the coding sequence ATGGCATCGTTACGCGCCGATAGCGGCGACTCCCTGATTCAGCCCACGCGCGCCATATGGGCTCGCCATGCGCTCGTGTTCGCGCTCGTGGTGGCAATGATTTGCGCCGTACCACGCCTGTTCGGCGATTACTTCTCGTATCAGCTCGGCCTGTATCTGCTGCTCGGTATGGCCACCCAGGGCGTGGCCCTGTGCTGGGGACGCGCCGGCCTGCTCAATCTCGGGCAGGCCGCGTTTTTCGGACTCGGCGCCTACGGCTCGGCGCTCGTGCTGCGAGCAACCGATGGCGGCGCGCCGGCGTGGCTCGCGCTATGGCCGCTCGCGATCGTCGTGCCGGCGCTGATCGCCTGGTGTATCGGCATTCTGGTGTTCAGACGACGCAGCGACAGCGGCCCGTATTTCGCGCTGATCACACTCGCGATATGCATGCTGCTCGAACTGCTGGCGACGCGCGAAACGGCCATCACCGGCGGCTTCAACGGCTTGACCGGCATCCCCGATTTTCCCGGCACCGATCGCTACAGCAGCCTCTACTACGTGATCGCGAGCGTCACGCTGGCCGTGACGGTTGCGCTCGGCTGGCTCGTGCGCACACCGCTCGGTACGTTGTGGCGTGCGCTGGCGCAGAACGAAATACGCGTGCAGAGCCTCGGCTTCGCGAGCTATCGCTTCAAGGCGCTCGCGTTCGCGATCGGCGCCGGGCTCGCCGCGCTGGCCGGCGCGCTCTATGCGCCGCATGAAGGCATCGTTACGCCGCAGTCGATCGGCGTGATGCTGTCGGCGCAGTTCGTCGTGTGGGCGGCGGTGGGCGGGCGGCGAAGTCCGGCGGGGGCGCTGTTCGGCGCGGTGGCGATCGGCTTTCTGTCGTCGGCGTTGCGCGATCGCTATCCGTTCTGGGAAGCTGCGGTTGCGCTGGTTTTTATCGTCGTGGTTCGGTGGCTGCCTGATGGATTGTCGGGCGCGATTGAGGCTGCGTGGCGGCGTGTTGTTGCGATGCAGGTCGGTACGCACGGCGCTTACGGCTCGGCCGATTCAGGCGTCCACTCGACGCCACCCGATGCGCTGCTCGCGCCGCCACTGATCCGCCACGCCAGTGAAGAACACATCGCGCTGCGGTTCGACGCCGTGCGCGTCACGCGCGGGCCGGTGCGGATCCTGCAGGAGCTTGCGCTGACCGTCGATCGCAAGGGCATCGCCTGCGTGATCGGTCCGAACGGCGCGGGTAAATCGTCGTTATTCAACACGCTCACCGGCAGTCTTCCGGCGGACTCGGGGCGCATCCTCGTCGATGGTGTCGACGTTACGCGATTGCCCACGTGGCGCATCGCGCAACTCGGCATCAGCCGCAAGTTCCAGATTCCGTCGATCTTTGCCGATCTGACGGTTGGCGAGAATCTTTGCGTCGCGTTGTGGAGTCATCGCCTGCGCGTGCGCACGCTGTTCGACATGCAGGCATGGCGATGGCGTTCGGCGCTGTACGACGCGTTGATCGTGCGCTTTCCGGCTCTCGCCGCGCAACATGACACACGCGCGGGAAACATCTCGCAGGGCGACCGCCAGGTACTCGAATTCGTCATGGTCGCGCTGACCGAGCCGCGCCTGATGTTGCTCGACGAGCCGTGCGCCGGCCTGTCGCCGCAAGAGACGCAGCGCATGTTCGACGCGATCGGCTGGGTCGTGCGCGAACTCGACGCCACCGCGTTGCTGATCGAGCACGACATGAACGCTGTCGCGGCGCTGGCCGAGCATGTCTATGTGCTTCATCAAGGCCAGTTGCTCGATGAAGGCGAATTCGCCGCGATCCGCGCGTCGACACGCGTTCGCGCGGTTTATGCGGGAGGTGTCAAATGA
- a CDS encoding branched-chain amino acid ABC transporter permease, translating to MAATLTFGLNLGYQLTVLAMLALGLAIVFGLLGVMNMAHGEFVMLGAYSVVLAQRWGLSPLAGVPLAIVVCAATGWIVERVLVRPLYRRPFDTLLATWGVSILLREAVRASFGAGYQNVAVPLSHAVTFAGVAYPAWRLVLMLVTAASLLAIGIGFTRSQVGACLRASIGNPDLARAIGIDTQRVATLTFIAGVVSAGIAGAMLAPLVTISPYMGLDYLLKGFFVLVVGGIGTIGGLLAGTAIIGGAQSGVASVLDQTAGYAAVLLLSILFLWMRPDGIVTRR from the coding sequence ATGGCCGCAACTCTCACCTTCGGACTCAACCTCGGCTATCAGCTCACCGTGCTGGCGATGCTGGCACTCGGGCTCGCGATCGTCTTCGGACTGCTCGGCGTGATGAACATGGCGCACGGCGAATTCGTGATGCTGGGCGCGTACAGCGTCGTGCTCGCGCAGCGCTGGGGACTGTCGCCGCTCGCCGGCGTGCCGCTCGCGATCGTCGTGTGCGCGGCGACCGGCTGGATCGTCGAACGGGTGCTGGTCAGGCCGCTATATCGGCGTCCGTTCGATACGCTGCTCGCGACATGGGGCGTATCGATTCTGCTGCGCGAGGCGGTCCGCGCCAGCTTCGGCGCCGGCTACCAGAACGTCGCGGTGCCGCTCAGCCACGCGGTGACGTTCGCGGGCGTCGCCTATCCGGCCTGGCGCCTCGTACTGATGCTGGTAACCGCCGCGTCGCTGCTCGCGATCGGCATCGGGTTCACGCGCAGTCAGGTCGGCGCGTGCCTGCGGGCGAGCATCGGCAACCCGGACCTCGCGCGCGCGATCGGCATCGACACGCAACGGGTGGCCACGCTGACCTTCATCGCGGGTGTGGTCAGCGCGGGGATCGCCGGTGCGATGCTCGCGCCGCTCGTGACGATCTCGCCGTACATGGGCCTCGATTACCTGCTGAAGGGCTTCTTCGTGCTCGTCGTCGGCGGCATCGGCACGATCGGCGGACTGCTGGCGGGCACGGCGATCATCGGCGGCGCGCAAAGCGGCGTGGCGTCGGTGCTCGATCAAACCGCCGGTTACGCGGCCGTGCTGCTTCTCTCGATCTTATTCCTGTGGATGCGACCCGATGGCATCGTTACGCGCCGATAG